The Tumebacillus amylolyticus DNA segment CAACTCATCGAGGCCAAAGTCATCACCAAAGCCTGCAAATCCGCAATCAAAGCGAACCACTGGCTCTCCATGCCGGAGATGGTGGCGCTGTGCGACCAACTGCGCGAACTGGACAACCCGTTCACCTGCCCGCACGGCCGACCGATCATCATCCACATGTCCACGTATGACTTGGAGAAGCAATTCAAGAGGGTGATGTAGTGACCCAATCCCGAAGCCTCATCGTCACCACCGGCAACAAGCCCAATGACGAAACCGTGGCGCTGGCGCACTCCTACGCGAGTGAGCTCGGCGCCCCCTACATAATCAGAAAAAAGCGCGCCATCGACACTCTGCGCGCCGACTACGGCGTCGACGAAGTGCTGGTTTGCGCCGACCGCGTCGCCCTGCACGTCGAGGGCCAAGAGTTTTTTTTCCATCCCTCGATGGCGAACACGAGAATCAAGCGGCTGAAAAGTGGCGAAAATGATGTAGTGATCGAGCGAGCCGGGGTCCGTCCCGGCGATATCGTGCTGGATTGCACGCTGGGACTGGGCTCCGATGCGATCGTATTTGCTCATGCAGTCGGGGAAGAGGGCCGTGTGATCGGTCTCGAATCGTCTCCCGTCATCGCCTTGCTCGTCCGACGCGGACTCAAGGAAGTGAGCGTCGATACCCAAGCGGTCAACACGGCCATGCGCCGCGTCGAAGTTGTGTGCGCCGACCATCTGGAGTACCTGCGTGCTCAACCGGACAAGTCGGTCGATGTGGTCTACTTCGACCCGATGTTCCGACGCACGGTGCAGAAGACGCAGTATATGGAACCACTGCGACATCTCGGCGACGACCGCCCGCTGATGGAGGAAGCCATCCTCGAAGCGCGACGTGTCGCCCGCCGTCGCATTGTACTCAAAGAACGCTGGTATTCCAAGGAATTCGCCCGTCTCGGCTTTTTGATTCCCAAAAAGTCCACGGGCACGATCAACTACGGCGTCATCGATTTGGAAGGAGGCGAATGGTCATGAGCCAGACGACCGACAAACCGTCCGTCCTGATCCTCGTTGGCCCCACAGCAGTAGGCAAGACCGCTTTTTCCATCGCCGCTGCCAAGCACTACGACGGCGAAATTCTCTCCGCCGACTCCATGCAGATCTACAAAGGCATGGATATCGGCACAGCCAAAGTGACCTCCCAGGAGATGGAGGGCATCCCGCACTACGGGCTGGATTTGATCGACCCTGACGAGCCTTACACCGTTGCGGACTTCCAAGCCTACGCAGACGGCGTGATCCGCGATATCCACGCGCGCGGCAAACTGCCGATCGTCGTCGGAGGCACCATGCTGTACGTCAAGTCGCTCACCAACCACCTCGACTTCACCGAAGCGTCCGCCGATCTCGAATTTCGAGCACGCCTGCATGCGGTGGCCGAGCAGCAGGGAGGAGCCGTCTTACATAACCGATTGCGCGAGATCGACCCGGCAACCGCAGAGCGTTTGCACCCCAATGATGTCAAACGGATCATCAGAGCCTTGGAAGTCTACGAGACGACCGGCAAACCGATGTCCGAAGCCTATACGGAGCAACCGCCGGAGTCGAAGTACAACACCCTCGTCGTCGGCTTGAACCTCGACGACCGCGAGAAGCTCTACGAACGCATCAACTTGCGCGTGGACCTCATGATGCAACAAGGTCTGATCCAAGAAGTTCAGAACCTGCTCGCCAAGGGCTACTCCCGCGACCTGCAAAGCATGAAAGCCATCGGGTACAAAGAGATCGTCGACTATCTCGAAGGCCGTTTGACTGTAGAGGAAGCGGTGGAAGCAGTCAAACAAGGTTCGCGCCGCTACGCCAAACGCCAACTTTCCTGGTGGCGGCGAGAGACGACGATTCACTGGTTTGACGCGCAAGAGACGACGTTCCCGATGCGATTCGAAATCATTGACAAGTTGCGAGAAGGAATTTCATAGGAGCGTTTCGAATAGTATCCAATAGAAAAAAGATATGGGGGTAAATACCTTGAACAAACAACAGATCAATATCCAAGATCACTTTCTGAACCAGATCCGCAAGGACAACATCCCGGTAATTATTTACCTCGTAAACGGGTTCCAAATTCGCGGTGTCGTCAAAGCTTTCGACAACTTCACGATCATCGTGGAGTCGGAAGG contains these protein-coding regions:
- a CDS encoding class I SAM-dependent methyltransferase, producing the protein MTQSRSLIVTTGNKPNDETVALAHSYASELGAPYIIRKKRAIDTLRADYGVDEVLVCADRVALHVEGQEFFFHPSMANTRIKRLKSGENDVVIERAGVRPGDIVLDCTLGLGSDAIVFAHAVGEEGRVIGLESSPVIALLVRRGLKEVSVDTQAVNTAMRRVEVVCADHLEYLRAQPDKSVDVVYFDPMFRRTVQKTQYMEPLRHLGDDRPLMEEAILEARRVARRRIVLKERWYSKEFARLGFLIPKKSTGTINYGVIDLEGGEWS
- the miaA gene encoding tRNA (adenosine(37)-N6)-dimethylallyltransferase MiaA; amino-acid sequence: MSQTTDKPSVLILVGPTAVGKTAFSIAAAKHYDGEILSADSMQIYKGMDIGTAKVTSQEMEGIPHYGLDLIDPDEPYTVADFQAYADGVIRDIHARGKLPIVVGGTMLYVKSLTNHLDFTEASADLEFRARLHAVAEQQGGAVLHNRLREIDPATAERLHPNDVKRIIRALEVYETTGKPMSEAYTEQPPESKYNTLVVGLNLDDREKLYERINLRVDLMMQQGLIQEVQNLLAKGYSRDLQSMKAIGYKEIVDYLEGRLTVEEAVEAVKQGSRRYAKRQLSWWRRETTIHWFDAQETTFPMRFEIIDKLREGIS
- the hfq gene encoding RNA chaperone Hfq, which produces MNKQQINIQDHFLNQIRKDNIPVIIYLVNGFQIRGVVKAFDNFTIIVESEGKQQMVYKHAISTFTPMKNVSFHAAE